The window ttgtttttatcgatattgaataatatgtccaaataattcattattaacaaatgggatcactttaagtgttctggtgaatgaaacccattaagtgaaatgaagttttgaattattaaaagtctatagtttgaaatcatcaaatggacatagatgattttataagttactaTATTGTAAGCTGACTGATAGCGTCAGGTTTCATGGGCTATAAGGACATGGAGATGTCTAGTCAattacatatatgtgtatggaTGATACATGTAAGACTGACCCACCTTAAGACTCTCCAAAAGATATTGTAGAGTTTTAAGTTAAACCATGTTTAGTAGATTCCTCAGACATGAGTATGTTGTGGCCTCACTTGATGATTGGTATTTCTTTGACACTATTAAACGCTTTCCGTAAAAGGGAGTTATAAAGGCAGTAGTTGGGATTGCTAAAAATTGAGTGGGAGCCATAGTCATACAAGAATGGAGAAGTCCTCCTACTTCATGTATACTGTGATACATTGAACAGGAATGGTGTCTCGGCCACTTGAAGAGcgagaactgaaaatgcatggccatgctcggatggattaatatgaatcatccgtttaattgacagttcaaactcagagttcaagaaacatatttgatagaaaggtatgaatgttaccatattatcaaataagacattaagagacaaaggtatcttatattgcacacttgtttaaggacaagtgggagattgaaggaattgtgtcctttaatttaatgtgcaatgactaaacttggataggacaaattaacagatgtaatttaatccgattattttaggagtcgtagtgctttgctagaagccaactacgattaatggggttaaacctataactattataattgggtcctatgaggtcacacacttagagttgaccgactagataaacgagaaagatggttaattattaatacatattagatattattaataataagaaatattatttatttgtgaaatgaaataatatataattaatacatattaaatattattattaataataagaaatattatttatttatgaaataaaataatatataattaatggttaattatggaattttatttaatacaaaaggattcacttatttgcaagaaaagggaagtgaatagagagagaattgttcctcttttaaaaacggtttttgctatattacggtgagaactccaagagaaagaaatcatattttaatctagcaattggattgTTTCCCTTTGTCttttttcgtcctagcagtcgaaagtaaagagatctagtcgggctcgtgtggaccaagtagaggagcaacacgtggggctcttgactattcattactaccagatctgatccggttcacgcatcaaatgtatatttctataaactatatatcatgattctatcaattatgcatgatcatatgattagatgtttatattagatctataaattattcctctgcaaacatctaattaaccaacaAAAGTATTGTGAGAATTAATAAGTTGAAACAAGATTTATGTGAGTCCTTTGCGATAAAGGATCTTTGACCAACGAATCATATTCTTGGATTAGAATTAGTCGTGATAAAAATACAAAGAAATTATGGTTGTCTCAATAATGATATATTGAAAAAAGTGTTGTAGACACTCAATATGGAGAAAGCCAATAATTTTGCCACACCTCTTGCGGTACATTTTATGTTAAGATTTGAACTTTGTCCTTCAAACGAtgatgagaaaaaatatatgaagaatattCCTTATGATTCTGCTGTTGGAAGTcttatgtatgcaatggttaGCACAAGACCATATATTGCTCATGTTGTTGGTACTACGAGTAGGTTCTTTTCCAATCCAGGAAAAGAACATCGGGAAAATGTCAAGTAGATATTGAGATATCTTTGAGGTACATCAAGTTTGAGACTTTGTCTTGGAAATGAGGGTCCAGATTTAATTGGTTATACCGACTCTAATATTATgggtgatgttgattcgagaAAATCTACTTCTGATTATTTGATTACTTTTGTAGGGGGAACTATTATTTGGCAATCCAAGCTTCAAAAATGTGTTTCGTTGTCAACCACTGAAGCTGAGCTTATTGCACCAACTAAAGCTTGTAAagaattaatttgggttaagatattattatctgaactttttttttgtaggataaaTACGTGCTTTTTTGTGATTGTCAAACTGCGATTTACATTGCGAAAAACTCAACATTTCATTCTAGATTGAAGCACATTGATGTAAGGTATCATTGGATACGAAATGTTCTAGATGAAATGTTGTTAGTTTAGAGAAAGTGCATATAATGATAATGACACTGATATGCTTATCAAAACACTACCATAAAGAAAGTTCGAGTTTTGTTGTTTAAGCGCGGGTTTGACAACAACCCTTCCATAGTTGTGATGGAGGAGTTGTTTGAGTTATTTGtttgggctcccaactatgTAATATAAAGTCCAGCTTGTTTAAGAAGCTCATTTGTGTTAAGTAAGGTCATGATTGTCTTATTGGAAAAAGACCTTTGAGTTGTCCTCATTCTAATATAAAAGCTGGAGGAAGCGGTCTTATCAAAACACATCTGAGAGACATCTAATATATACTAATAGAGAGTgctaaagaaaataatttacaaaaaatttcttaaaatttttcacaattttttctcaaatttttcacaaaattttttcacatttttttttctcaaaatcaatttaaaccggccaacaattacaacttttgaatatttaacataaataatcaaaaagggagaaattgttagataaattagatagttaatttgtaggtaattaactatctaaagaacttaactaAATTCACTGTTTGTGCAGGAAACAAAGGGATCGGTCGAATTCTTAAATCAACCTTAACCGGTCGACCGATATTGCAAAGGCGACACAAATCGGAATTCTCCAAACTATCTATTCGGCTATCTCTACAATAAAATCAAGTAGAAGATCGGTTCGAATGAACTTACCGCTCAGCTAAAGGATCGGTAAACCTATACCTCAGCAAGACCGGTCAACCGATATTGAAACTACAAACCGGTAGGTCGACCGGTCGGCACAATACTAGGTGCAATCTTGAAGCAATCCGTACAAAAATAACAGGCAAAAAGTTAatagatcaaatcaaagatataGAAAAACTGGAAGTTTCCATTCTGGTGCAATCAGATCACTTTGGGAATAGGCAGAAGGGAGCCTTCAAATATGCAGACTgtgatatttctttttttatacaagtctgatgatagacTTTGGGAAGCAGAAGACTGCCAAAAGTGATCAggtacctattttggtataagtccaacaaCAGTCCCAAGGGAATAGGTATTTAACAAACTGCCTAGATGATAAAAGTCAAGAGAAGACAAAACTGGTCGGCTGTATTGTTCCTTGGGAAGTGTCAATCGCATTTAATGCCATGTAGTCCTTTGTTGACCGACCAATCATAATCAAGGATTAATATACATGTATCTATTGtatgagaaatatgaccgttgtcatatttttactACTTAAGagaaggaagaagatcaacaaaaaaaaatacacaataCGAACAACGAACACAAGAAGTAGCATATCAAGTTATAGAACCGAAAAGCTTCAAACTGTTCTTGTTTACATTCATTCTACAGTGTTAAAGTGTATTCCACTCATTCTGTGTAAGAAGTGAaagttgtaagtcaataacgagtagtaaataagtcTCGGTTATTTGACGTGTTGTAAagggttttgaatattattggtgaatatccttctcaaggtttgagaagaaggggtgacgtaggagttttatctccgaacatccataaaatcctttGTGTCTTCTGTTTCGTTCTTCCATTTTCACTTTCTTATTACTGTCCAAACCGTGTGTGTGtttcttcaagttgaaacaaacatttctacacttgaactcggttcaagagtttgtgacaacttgcgtagtattgagaccgatattaacttttaaccgagttaatatcaaccgacgtgttgtgtaagcgttcgtCCAAGCCAGACCCATGGTCTCCTTCAgggatcccgatcctaacagagaGATAGTAAGATCTCTTTTTTGTTTAgctcttatcttcatttgttttgtgtttaacatttgattatagtgaaACTTCTTTTTGACGAAAGTTTCGTTGTTTTTACTCTTTAATTTGAGGAGCTTTTCCACGTTAAATTCTTGGTCTTATTGTGTcatttatttttccatttatgtTTGTTAATTAATCACAAGTGTGATTATTCCGCTttatttcaacaatatatgatTTCTCCCAAACTAACGAAATCTTCTTATTTTGAAAATGCaacctttttaaaattaatttgtcaaGTCTGAAACGAAagacatttaaattaaaaaagaagaagtgtTTTCACTCTATCGTGACCAGTCCCTTCCACCCCACATATATACCACTCCAATCATAATGAACAACGACGACGACAATTCTAGCAACAAGAAAAACTAgagaatacatttttttataatactttaGAATGTAATCATGATTCATCAAATAATTGTCTCCATTAGCTCGAAGTGAAGAAATTGTCGCCGTGTTGCATCGTTTGCTAGAAATGAAGTGATATGTATGCGGGGTGGGGGAAGAGGGACTAGTCGTGATCAAATAGAAActtatttcttataaaatttaatgtaaatatcatttcatttacaaagttgatttcTTGAAACAAGTTTTGTAAAGAGATTGCCCATTGTTTCTCGAGAAGGTTTTCCATGAGATGGGAAATGAAAACACcatgattgaatttaaaatgtagTACTTGTCCCCTTATGGGGCTCTATGTTCATAATTGTGTAATTGGGCATAGAGTATTGAGGTCTCATTTGGTGTGCCTCAATGTTAGGTACAAAAAAGGGAAGGAAGATATGTGTAattatttgttggattcaaAAAGGCATGAAATCACATATTGGCGAAGTTGTTAATCAAATcgtattattatgaaaatgtaAACTAAATCGCCACGAGATCATATCATGGTGgaaatatcaaatatatgaCATGATATTTaccctaattatgaattctaaaagcatatatatattgtaaacgAGAAGATATTGTGAGACTAAAAACCTAGAACAAACAAAGAAAGTTAGAGTTTGTAATCCCTATTACAACTCTATTGAATCAATTCTCTAAAAACAGGGAGTATGACATTTTGTTCTTTCTTACTTTTATGTTATTGTTCTACATTCCactacaatttttatattattccgTTTTCATTCTTAGAGTGAGTTTTTCACCACAAATTGATATTAGAGCCAAGTTGGGCTAAAGCGGTCGCGATTCGATTTTTGGTGAGTTTACTTGATTCggtcaattattttgaagatttgagatGGACTCGACTTCTAGGGTTGATATCGAAAAGTTCGATGGGGCGAAGGACTTTGGGTTATGGAATATGAAGATGAGGGTACACTTAGGCAACATGGGAGGTTTTAAAGCACTCGAGGGGGAATCGTAATTACCGACATCGATGGACGCAAATAAAAAGATGGAAGTGTTGGAAAGGGCCTATAACACCTTAATTCTTAGTCTTAGTGATAAGGTGCTGCGAGAGGTTGCTAGTGGCATGACGGTAATAGAGGTGCGACTTCAGTTGGAGTCTTTGTATATGACTAAGAGACTATCATCTCAAATCTACAACAAATAGAGATTCTTCAAGTTTATAATGACTGAGGGGAAGGACTTGCAGACGCATCTCGACAATTATGTCAAGATTCCCCTTGATTTGGAAAACATCGGGGAGAAATGAAAGGATGAGGATAAGGCGTTGAtgcttttaaattatttaccgAAGTTGTATAAGACGTTCGTAGACATACTCAAGCATGGGAGGGAGGAGCTTACCATCAATAATGTGATGAGTGCATTAAGATCGAAGGACCAAAAGATGATGAATGAAGAGAGCAATGTAAGTGGAGATGGACTCTTGGTTCGAGGGAGAACCGAGAAGAGAGACAATAAAAGTAAGAAGAAGAGGCGTTCAAAGTctctcaaaaaaaaatctactaAGTGCTACAATTGTGACAAAGAGGGGAAGTTTAAGCGAGATTGTCCAGATTTAAGTAACGACGGGAAAAATAGCGGATAAGCGGCGGTTGTTCAAGAGGTCAAGAATGGGTATGAAAGTGTGGATGTTCCCGTTGTCTCCACTAATTAGTTCGACAAACATTGGATTATATATTCCGGGTGTTCATTCCGTATGAATCCTATGGTGGGAGAGGTTTTGTTAGGTAACAACAAGTCTTACAAGGTGATGGGGATCGGAAAAGTGCATTTGAAGACGCATAATGGAATCAAGAGGGTATTGACGAACGTACGACACGTCCCAGACCTTTGGAGGAATTTAATCTCTATCGGCTCATTAAACCAACTTAGTTTTGCATGGAAGGGTGAGAAGAACGTATTGAGGGTCATAAAGTGGTCACTAATGGTAATGAGAGGTGTGCAAGAGAAGAGTCTTTACGTCTTTTAAGGCAGCACCTTGGTTGGTTATATAGAGGTAGTGATGGAACCTCGAGATGTATCGCCCACGAGTCTATGTCATAAGATATTAAGGCACGTGAGTGAGATGGGTTTGAAGGAGTTGAATAAGAGAGGCTATTTTGGCAAGTAAAAACCTGATGATTTGGAGTTTTGCGAGAACTCCATATACCGTAAAGCTACGAGGCTGAAGTATGACGGTCGGTTGAGGTGACTCGAGAGACGCTCAATAATGTTCACTTAGACTAGTGGGTTCTAGTGAGAACTATAATTCCAAGTGGAGGTCGGTACTTTATCACCTTCATTAATGATTGTTCGTGTAAGGATTGGGTATACATTTTGAAGCACAAGGATGAGGCATTTGTTGTTCAAGGAGTGGAAGAAGATGGTAGAGAGAGACTCAGACCGGGAATAAGGTTAAAAAGCTCCGAACAGATAATAGTTTGGAGTACCTAGGCGAAGAGTTCAATTAGTTTATCAAGGAAAAATAGATGGTTCTTCACAAAACCATTCGACAGACAACACAACAGAATGACTTGGCGGAGTGAATGAACATAACACTACTTGAGCGTGTCTTGTGTATGTTGTTTGAGGTCGGTCTACTAAAGCGGTTTTGGGGTGAGGTAGTTAACAATGTGTCTTATCTTATTAATCGTTTTCCATTGACGACATTGGAATGCAAGATACTGGAAAAAGTTTGGAATGACGCTCCTCCAAAACTCGACAACTTAAAGGTATTTTGGTGTGTGGCTTACATGCACCAACATGATAGAAAACTTGATCCAATAGCGAAGAAGTGTATGCTCGTTGTATACCCTGAGAGTGTAAAGAGTTGTAAACTGTTTTACAATGACGGGAAAACGACCAAGTGCATCATTAGTCGTGACATGGTTTTTAGGGAAACTAAGTCCTATTATGGAGCAACACAGTCAGTCAAAGCTAGTGAAGTCACTAGAGAGAGGACCAAATTTGAGGTCGAGTTTCTAAGAGGGATTACTAAATAATCGGTAGACATGGGGGAGGctaatgaagatgatgaaataGATGGTCAGATAGAGGAGGAGGGTATAGATCCAGAAGAGAACCTTAGATCATACTAATTAGTGCGATATAGAGACCATAGGACAACCCAAGCTCCGAAGAGATTTGGCTACTCCAATTTGGCGGTCTTTACATACATTGTGGGGAAGATGAGGTACAAGATTCAGAGCCGAGATCATTTTAAGATTCATCGTGTGTTGCTCGCTTTAGTGAATCAGTTTGACTTGGAACTCAATCAAATGAATGTGAAGACGACATTTCTTCATGGGAACTTGGAGGAGAAGATCTTCATAACGCTACCTAAGGGGTTCGTTAAACCCGGTGATGAAGGCAATGTATATCTCCTTAAACGTTTGCTTTTATGATTTGAAATAATCCCCAAGATAATGGTATTTGCGCTTTGATGAGTTCACGGATCATAACGATTTCGCGATGAGCAATTTTGATAGTTGTGTCTATGTCAAGTGAGTTGATGGTTGTGGGGTTGTGGGGTCTTCCTATTGTTATACGTGGATGATATGTTGATCGCATTGAGAAACAAGGAAGAGGTTCGCAAGGTTAAGAGTTTGTTAGAGAGTGAGTTCGGGATGAAGGATATGAGAccgaaaaagaaaattttaggGATGGTGATTGAGTAGGATCGGGAGAAAGACTCCCTATTCGTGTCTCAAAGCGACTACCTCCGAAAAGTGGTCGCCAAGTTTGAGATGTATGACGTTAAGGCGATTCAAAATCCATTAACTACTCATTTCATGTTCTCCTCAAAGATATCACCGAATACCGAGGAGGAAAAGGTGAGAATGAAAACACCTCATATGTGAGTGTCGTCGAGAGTCTAATGTATGTCATGGTATGTAAGCAACCCGATCTTGCTCACGCAGTTAGTCTTGCTAGTCGCTTTATGGCGAACCCGAGAAAAGAACATTAGGAGGCAACGAAGTGGGTTCTCTATTATGTTGAAGGATCTTTAGATGTCGGTCTTTGTTTTAAACGGGTAGGTGTAGGTGATGATAAGATGATAGGAGATTTTGCAGGTGACTTGGACAAGAGAAGTTCCCTAACGGGATATGTGTTTACCCTATTCATATGCTTGGTAAGTTAGAACACACAATTACAATCCGTAGTTGTCCTTTCAACAACGAAGGTCTATAACACTATGACGGAGGGCGTCAATGAGGCACTTTTATTGAAAGATCTCATGGGTGAATTTGGGGTGAAGCACGATAAAGTGGAGCTGTTTTGCGATAACCAAAGCGTCATACAATTGTCCAAGAACTCAATCTTCCACGAGCGCGCAAAGCACATCGACATTCGACTTCACTACATTTGAGATGTCATAGCGAGTCGAGCGGTAGTTGTGGAGAAGGCTCACACATATGAGAATCTCGTAGATATAGCCACGAAGGTGGTGACGGGAATAAAGTTTCGGAAATGTTGCGACTTGATTCACGTCACAAAGGTTGAAACATAATCAGAGAAGTAGGATGATCAGTTCTAGGGTGTTCTTGGTGATGAGGCTCATTCATTTGACAATAGACATAGAGACAATGTGGAGAACTTGTGGAATTGGGCCTAGGGTTTAGATGCCCAATTTGGTGTGCCTCAATGTTAAGTACAAAAAGGGGAAAGAAGATATGTGCGattatttgttggattcaaAAATGCATCAAATCACATAATAGTGAATATGTCAATCAAATcgtattattatgaaaatgtgAACTAAATTGATCTTTAGTTCTTTACGCTAATTGTGAATtctaaaagtttatatatatattgtaaacgAGAAAATAGTGTAAGACAAAAACATAGAACAAATAAAGCGAGTTAGAGTTTGTAATCTTATTATAACTTTATTGaatcaattttccaaaattAGGACATAAGATATTGTTGGTCCGAATTTGGGTAAGATTCTTGtgccattattttattatttttaattatattttaaaaaataatttttccatcgaaatatatatagtttgatatGGATATGTTGAGAGAGGCTGTGCTAATAGAGTTGATCGAGAGAGCTTCAGCCACCGATTACTCTTCGTCCGCCCTGCCTTCCTGCAGGGTCGCCAAGAGGAATTCAAGTCTCTCTCTTAACTGTTTTTTTCCAACGTCAAAGAACTTCGCCGCCGGCAAAAAATGGACTTGGCCAACAAGCTTCAGCTTCTCGACCTCCGTTCGACGTTCTTAACCGGAACGTTACTCCCTCATCACCGTAAAAACTGTCTGAGGATACGCCTTCGTCAACTTCCGACTTCCATACCCACTCAAACCAAATTATTTAACAGTGAGAATCTTTTGAGAACTCGGAAACCAACCAGTCTAAAAATTTCAGCTAAATCATCATCCGCAGTCTCGGTTGTCGAGACCAGTGTTAAGGAAGATATTGAAGCGTTGTTATCCGATAATTCGTTTGCTGACAACAAACGCTCGAATAGGAAGTCCAATACCGGTGCATCATCGATATCATCTGGTGTTAGGTTAGAGAACATCAGAAAAAGTTATAAGGGTGTGACGGTACTGAAAGACGTGACTTGGGAGGTTAAGAAGGGTCAAAAAGTGGGATTGGTAGGTGTCAATGGTGCCGGGAAAACGACTCAGTTGAGAATTATTACTGGCCAGGAAGAACCCGATTCAGGGAACGTAATCAAGGCAAAGGAGAATATGAAAATCGCATTCCTCAGTCAAGAATTTGAGGTTTCACTGAGTAAGACAGTGAAGGAGGAGTTCCAGAGTGCGTTTAAGGAAGAGATGGAGATAGCTGAGAGGTTGGAAAAGGTGCAAAATGCAATTGGGGGTTCGGTGGATGATCTTGGTTTGATGGGACGGCTCTTGGATGAGTTAGATTTACTTCAAAGACGAGCAAAAGACCTCGATTTGAATGTCATTGATGTAAAGATTAATAAGTTGATGCCTGAGCTTGGATTTACTCCAGAAGACTCAGAAAGGTTGGTTGCGTCTTTTAGCAGTGGGTGGCAGATGAGAATGTCAATTGGGAAGATTTTACTTCAGGTATAACTATTTTCAGTTAACTTTATCTTTAAACCAGCAGACATATGTTCATATTTCTCTGAATCATCCAAGCTGATTGTATTCTGTTGTAaaattgaatattctaagtatgtCAATGACTCTAAACGCTTTGAAGTCCAACCGTCCATCCTTAAGTACTATTGGATTTAGAATACCATAGGATAGAAAGATATGCTACAATTGCTGAAAAAAGCTATCCTTCTAAAAAAGATCTATTAAATGTGAACCTTGATGAAAAAGCTAACTGTCTGCTTGGTCAACTGCAGGAACCAGATCTGTTACTGCTGGATGAACCTACAAATCATCTTGATCTTGACACCATTGAATGGCTTGAGGGCTATCTTAACAAACAAGATGTGCCGATGGTCATCATATCTCATGACAGGGCTTTCCTTGACCAGCTTTGCACAAAAATAGTGGAAACTGATATGGGTGTATCCAGGACATTTAATGGAAATTACTCTGACTATATTGTTTCAAAGGCAACCTGGATTGAGACTCAAAGTGCAGCATGGGAAAAACAACAGAAAGAAATTGACCAAACGAAAGACTTGATTAGCAGATTAAGTGCTGGAGCAAATTCTGGACGGGCATCCACTGCCGAAAAGGTATGATAAAGTACTTATAATTTGAGTTACTTTGTACTTTTGTGACATTTTCTACCTTGCCAATAATTATTCAACTTGTTATGGATCttctaattgttttaattttgcaTAGTAATGTTACTTTGTTACCAATTGGTCATAATCTTCAGTAAAGAAGCAACAACCTTTTGTAGTATCATTCAATTTGTTCTGTCCCAGAAAGGCCAAACTTTGCTTCTTGGTCCCACTATCAAGTGATCAACTCCTCCAACAATATGAGGGAGTtgttaagaaaaatgatattgGTAGTTGTTTATTCTCTAGATAGCTTATGCGAAAGTCAATATAATATTGGATATTAGACCCACCCAGTGTAGTTCAAATGGGTAGAGTCTTAAACTAAAAGGCCCATGGATTCCCATTGTGACAAAACCTTGATTGAAGTGTGTGAGAGTGGGGGTTATGGCAGTGAGATACTATGCTAGCctcaagaaaaaaaagaaccctcatctatttattttttaaaaaataattaaataatatatttgaaaaaaagagtAGGAGGTAAGATTCGAACTGGCGGCACACTTAGGTTATGAAATTAACATATATTAGATTTTGATGACAATGACAATAGTTTTAGCTTTCCAAAGCAAGTCCCCAAATTAGTTTTCCTAATACATCCTTCATGATAGTTATTTGATGCTTAATACATCTGCATGAACTCCTTTAGGTTATACCGTAAAATACAGTAAATTTCTGTGCAGGAAAAAGGAAAATGCTATTAACTTTCTTTCATTCACCAGTGTTTGTTTGTATTGATTCCTTTTTCTATGGAATGTGAGAGTCACGTTCATTTTGATTGAGTTAACAGCTGTTTATTACATGCAACTGCAGAAGCTTGAAAAACTTCAGGAAGAGGATCAAGTTGAGAAGCCCTTTGTACGAAAGCAAATGAAGATCAGATTTCCAGAACGTGGAAGAAGTGGAAGATCAGTAGTGACAGTTAAGAACCTTGATTTTGGATATGAGAATAAGGTAA is drawn from Impatiens glandulifera chromosome 3, dImpGla2.1, whole genome shotgun sequence and contains these coding sequences:
- the LOC124928739 gene encoding ABC transporter F family member 5, which encodes MDLANKLQLLDLRSTFLTGTLLPHHRKNCLRIRLRQLPTSIPTQTKLFNSENLLRTRKPTSLKISAKSSSAVSVVETSVKEDIEALLSDNSFADNKRSNRKSNTGASSISSGVRLENIRKSYKGVTVLKDVTWEVKKGQKVGLVGVNGAGKTTQLRIITGQEEPDSGNVIKAKENMKIAFLSQEFEVSLSKTVKEEFQSAFKEEMEIAERLEKVQNAIGGSVDDLGLMGRLLDELDLLQRRAKDLDLNVIDVKINKLMPELGFTPEDSERLVASFSSGWQMRMSIGKILLQEPDLLLLDEPTNHLDLDTIEWLEGYLNKQDVPMVIISHDRAFLDQLCTKIVETDMGVSRTFNGNYSDYIVSKATWIETQSAAWEKQQKEIDQTKDLISRLSAGANSGRASTAEKKLEKLQEEDQVEKPFVRKQMKIRFPERGRSGRSVVTVKNLDFGYENKVLFKKANVAIERGEKIAIIGPNGCGKSTLLKLIMSLEKPYGGELLLGEHNVLPNYFEQNQAEALDLEKTVLETVAEAAEDWRLDDIKGLLGRCNFKVEMLDRKVSFLSGGEKARLAFCKFMVKPSTLLVLDEPTNHLDIPSKEMLEEAINEYKGTVITVSHDRYFIKQIVNRVLEVNDGNLHDYAGDYNYYLEKNIEAREKELERETELEEKSPKSKSKSKMSKAEKEAQKKQKRQAFQDAKQKSKGQKNAKRWN